One genomic window of Leptospira johnsonii includes the following:
- a CDS encoding alanine racemase — MYRKGSNQGLLWIFAVALLLIVFIKPKDNGAAYTSYFKDLNTELKQNGPGKPIVLLDLDRLDSNLKLLKEKIKPPLSYRVVVKSLPSIDLLKYIVNATGSKRLMVFHSGDIVMLLNDPEFQKFDILLGKPMPIAALENIYSKTKKENFQDVQWLVDTSNRAKQYLDFAKKKDIKLKLSLEIDIGLHRGGFSKPEDSLAVLELLGANPKNLELSGYMGYEPHVASVPVIFGNKVSAMEKSLQKSLDKYSDFIKLGREKFPALFHKELTFNGGGSKTYSFYQKNPGLVNDVSLGSALVKPTDFDVESLEEHSPAVYIATPVLKKIEGTKIPFLESLSFLFPIWNPNQEVTYFIYGGAFSAKKESPKGLEDNSLFGTSTNQSILNGSKATSLEPDDHVFFRPTQSEKVMAEMGEIHLVRSGKLIGIWKTFIN; from the coding sequence ATGTATAGAAAAGGGTCTAATCAGGGATTACTCTGGATTTTTGCAGTCGCACTTTTGCTGATCGTTTTTATAAAACCGAAAGATAACGGAGCGGCTTACACTTCTTATTTTAAGGATCTAAATACAGAACTGAAACAAAACGGTCCCGGAAAACCTATCGTATTACTCGATTTGGATCGTTTGGATTCTAATTTAAAACTTCTAAAAGAAAAGATCAAACCGCCTCTATCCTATAGAGTTGTTGTAAAATCTCTTCCTTCTATAGACCTACTTAAGTATATCGTAAATGCGACGGGTTCTAAAAGGCTGATGGTATTCCATTCTGGAGATATCGTCATGTTATTGAATGATCCAGAATTCCAAAAATTTGATATTCTTTTGGGAAAACCAATGCCGATCGCTGCTTTGGAAAATATATATTCCAAAACCAAAAAAGAGAACTTCCAGGATGTGCAATGGTTGGTGGATACTTCCAACCGGGCAAAGCAATACTTAGATTTTGCAAAGAAGAAGGATATAAAATTAAAACTGAGTTTAGAGATCGATATCGGATTGCATAGAGGAGGATTTTCTAAACCGGAAGATTCTTTAGCTGTGTTGGAACTCTTAGGCGCTAATCCTAAAAATCTAGAACTCTCCGGATATATGGGATACGAACCTCATGTTGCTTCTGTTCCTGTCATCTTTGGGAATAAGGTCTCCGCTATGGAAAAGTCTCTCCAAAAGTCCTTAGATAAATATTCTGATTTTATAAAGTTAGGAAGGGAGAAGTTCCCTGCCTTATTCCATAAAGAGCTAACGTTCAATGGGGGAGGAAGTAAAACATATAGCTTCTACCAAAAAAATCCAGGCTTGGTCAACGATGTGTCCTTGGGATCCGCCTTGGTGAAACCTACAGATTTTGATGTGGAAAGTTTAGAAGAACATAGTCCTGCCGTGTATATCGCCACCCCGGTTTTAAAAAAAATAGAAGGAACCAAAATCCCTTTCTTGGAATCTTTATCTTTTCTATTTCCTATCTGGAATCCAAACCAAGAAGTTACTTACTTTATTTATGGAGGAGCATTCTCCGCCAAAAAAGAATCTCCTAAAGGACTCGAAGACAATTCTCTATTCGGAACAAGCACCAACCAAAGTATTTTAAACGGATCCAAGGCGACTTCTTTAGAACCTGACGATCATGTGTTTTTTCGTCCTACCCAGAGTGAGAAGGTAATGGCGGAGATGGGAGAGATCCACCTGGTCCGTTCCGGAAAATTGATCGGCATATGGAAGACTTTTATCAATTAG
- a CDS encoding MFS transporter codes for MKEQTLTNRSMAGYASAEVGITAVETMAQIYLLDFYVSTVGLKPSLFGLAMLIAILWDAISDPIMGYISDHTSFAKGRRRPYILVGGFLLGLGAFFLFTPPDLETQTSKFLYLVLAYFLTNTFMTMIAVPHISLGGEIGFTSGERNRIFGWRLFFANLGLLSGLLLPAIWVSLGKDGFTSRSYSSASVWVLLCFVSYFSYFFTKGKDSPYRRTETEPVSIGENILSFFRSSVFILRNRYFLPLLLAFIVATAARTLNASLGLLYYKERLLLEDSQVVIRILLPFVFFLTISIPFWVYLAKKFGKKQPAFWGSFLLGVMTIVLYPILPQGSYEAPLIAAFLGGIFAGSILLFDSLVADVVDYDELLTGEKREGAYFGFWKMATKIIRAIGFAFLGFLLEAIGYQTGAQTQNPELGWRLTILFGPVVGGLFVLAALIFTRMELTGEVHSKIRELLSRKKNIQKRRSSGVSAG; via the coding sequence ATGAAAGAACAAACTCTTACGAATAGAAGTATGGCAGGTTATGCTTCCGCAGAAGTGGGGATCACTGCTGTGGAAACCATGGCCCAGATCTATCTTCTGGATTTTTACGTTTCCACAGTAGGATTAAAACCTTCTCTATTCGGTTTGGCAATGCTGATTGCGATCTTATGGGATGCGATCAGCGATCCAATTATGGGATATATCTCGGATCATACTAGTTTTGCAAAAGGAAGACGACGACCTTATATTTTGGTAGGAGGATTCTTGCTTGGGTTAGGTGCTTTTTTTCTTTTCACTCCTCCTGATTTAGAGACCCAAACTTCTAAGTTTTTATACTTGGTACTAGCGTACTTTCTAACGAATACGTTTATGACAATGATTGCAGTCCCTCATATCAGTCTGGGAGGTGAGATCGGTTTCACATCTGGAGAAAGAAATAGAATTTTCGGTTGGAGATTGTTTTTTGCAAATCTTGGGCTTTTGTCGGGATTGTTACTCCCTGCGATTTGGGTTTCTTTGGGAAAAGACGGGTTCACATCCAGGAGTTATTCCTCTGCGAGTGTTTGGGTTTTATTATGTTTTGTGTCTTATTTTTCTTATTTTTTCACTAAAGGAAAAGATTCTCCTTATCGTAGAACCGAAACCGAACCGGTTTCTATTGGAGAGAATATTTTATCTTTCTTTCGGTCTTCGGTTTTTATATTAAGAAATCGTTATTTTCTTCCTCTACTTTTAGCGTTTATAGTGGCGACCGCTGCGAGAACTTTGAATGCTTCCTTAGGGCTTCTATATTATAAGGAAAGACTACTTTTGGAAGATTCTCAAGTAGTGATACGTATCCTTCTTCCTTTCGTATTTTTTCTTACCATCTCAATTCCATTTTGGGTGTATCTAGCAAAAAAATTCGGTAAAAAGCAACCTGCATTCTGGGGAAGTTTTTTACTCGGCGTTATGACAATCGTTTTGTATCCAATCTTACCCCAAGGATCTTACGAGGCTCCTTTGATTGCCGCGTTTTTAGGTGGAATATTCGCAGGGTCCATTCTTCTTTTCGATTCTTTGGTGGCGGATGTTGTGGACTATGACGAACTTCTGACGGGAGAAAAGAGGGAAGGTGCTTATTTCGGATTTTGGAAGATGGCAACGAAGATTATCCGAGCGATAGGCTTTGCATTTCTAGGGTTTCTATTGGAAGCGATAGGATACCAAACCGGAGCACAAACTCAAAACCCCGAATTAGGTTGGAGGCTTACAATTCTATTCGGGCCGGTGGTAGGAGGTCTGTTCGTTCTGGCTGCTTTGATCTTTACTAGAATGGAACTGACTGGTGAAGTTCACTCAAAGATCCGGGAACTTCTATCAAGAAAAAAGAATATTCAAAAAAGAAGAAGTTCCGGCGTTTCCGCCGGATAG
- a CDS encoding tyrosine-type recombinase/integrase: protein MIETEVPKKNKSSFEKLVKVIRQRNYKKATEYTYLRYNLDFLLFADKPAEKVVTKDIEKYIEYLRKKKVSSSTIQINISSLKMFFEEVLDMNVFEDFRRPAREYKTPKVLNQKEITILLETASESPRSHLLCALAYYAGLRVGEIIRLKWGQFDLSKKTIKVDSPIPTQNRTVLMDVELQKILKKFEKEVGTEKSSYLFPGKYQGTHLTSRNVERLVGDLAKESGIKTQVTLFTLRHSRAIHQLAEGKSLEDIREFLGHKSLATTESYLPIRKNLRPQVRQKHIQDALKEIKKKYRY from the coding sequence ATGATAGAAACGGAGGTCCCGAAGAAGAATAAATCTTCCTTCGAGAAACTAGTAAAGGTAATTCGGCAAAGAAATTATAAAAAGGCAACCGAATACACTTACCTAAGATATAATTTGGACTTTCTTTTGTTCGCGGACAAACCCGCGGAAAAAGTAGTTACAAAAGATATCGAAAAGTACATAGAATATTTAAGGAAGAAGAAGGTTTCCTCTTCCACGATCCAGATCAACATCAGTTCTTTAAAAATGTTTTTTGAAGAAGTTCTGGATATGAACGTATTCGAAGACTTTAGAAGACCTGCAAGGGAATACAAAACCCCTAAGGTTTTAAACCAAAAAGAGATTACAATTCTTTTAGAGACGGCATCCGAGTCTCCTAGATCCCATCTTCTCTGCGCATTGGCCTATTATGCGGGCCTAAGGGTGGGTGAGATCATTCGTTTGAAATGGGGACAATTCGATCTTTCTAAAAAAACGATCAAAGTGGATTCCCCTATCCCCACTCAAAACAGAACCGTTTTGATGGACGTAGAATTACAAAAGATCTTGAAGAAGTTCGAAAAGGAAGTCGGAACCGAAAAAAGCTCTTATTTGTTCCCTGGAAAATACCAAGGCACTCATTTAACTTCCAGGAATGTGGAACGTTTAGTCGGGGATCTTGCAAAGGAATCCGGGATCAAAACCCAAGTGACCTTATTCACTCTCAGACATAGCCGCGCGATCCACCAATTGGCGGAAGGAAAAAGTCTGGAAGATATCAGAGAGTTTTTAGGCCATAAAAGTCTTGCGACCACGGAAAGTTATCTTCCGATCCGTAAGAACCTAAGACCTCAGGTCAGACAAAAACATATCCAAGACGCTTTAAAAGAAATCAAGAAGAAGTACAGGTATTGA
- a CDS encoding shikimate kinase, which produces MKNIALIGPRGVGKSKISRKLSKLTGKPVISTDMIAVYLTGGISIPDFVKSDSGNWKPFRDLEFQILKQISGSKNLILDCGGGILFDQDDSGKEIVSERKTKILKETAFVISLSRKSEYLVEKIQNDPTRPPLSSVLSYKTILESRLPQYRAHSDIQIALDDRSVEEVCEEILRRSGWA; this is translated from the coding sequence TTGAAAAACATTGCCCTGATCGGCCCTAGAGGTGTCGGAAAATCCAAAATCTCCCGTAAACTTTCCAAACTCACAGGCAAACCTGTAATCTCTACAGACATGATAGCTGTCTACCTGACAGGCGGCATCTCCATTCCGGATTTCGTAAAATCAGATTCTGGAAATTGGAAACCTTTCCGTGACCTAGAATTCCAGATCCTAAAACAAATCTCAGGTTCTAAAAATCTGATCTTGGATTGTGGAGGAGGCATCTTATTCGACCAAGACGATTCCGGTAAAGAGATCGTAAGCGAAAGAAAGACCAAGATCCTGAAAGAGACCGCATTTGTGATCTCTCTATCCAGAAAATCCGAATACTTGGTAGAGAAAATCCAGAACGATCCGACCCGTCCTCCTCTAAGTTCCGTTCTATCGTATAAAACGATTTTGGAATCCAGGCTACCTCAGTACAGGGCTCATTCGGATATCCAGATTGCCTTAGATGACCGCAGTGTGGAAGAAGTTTGCGAGGAAATCCTACGCAGATCCGGCTGGGCCTAA
- a CDS encoding HDOD domain-containing protein produces MKEKIDQLFENEAQLPKISSVVSKVMEMVGKPDVVIADLAKEISKDPGLTAAVIKLSNSAYFRPAKPVKTVQESLMTLGIKTVKEIILLNETKGILKKELKGYQVDGEANWMHSLIVAELAKRIAVQKKLKVDKDVVFTAGLLHNIGKVILADFFPTVLMQFRTELQSYQGPYTDLEAKFFGYTHQETGAKLLEKWNFPQELVEVARYYSEPEKATQFPELVSIIHIANCIVLLGGMGIDIGGLKIPLSPKALQNIGVTEGDLQMYYTLLPEMVKHIEELISV; encoded by the coding sequence ATGAAAGAAAAGATAGATCAACTTTTTGAAAACGAGGCCCAGCTCCCTAAAATCTCCTCCGTAGTAAGTAAAGTAATGGAGATGGTGGGCAAACCGGATGTTGTGATCGCAGACCTAGCCAAGGAAATTTCCAAAGACCCTGGACTCACAGCAGCAGTGATCAAACTTTCCAACTCTGCGTACTTCCGACCTGCTAAACCTGTAAAAACTGTCCAAGAATCATTGATGACTCTTGGGATCAAAACGGTAAAAGAAATTATTCTTCTGAACGAAACCAAAGGTATTCTGAAAAAAGAACTGAAAGGTTATCAGGTAGATGGAGAAGCTAACTGGATGCATTCCTTGATCGTAGCAGAACTCGCTAAAAGGATAGCGGTCCAGAAAAAACTGAAAGTGGATAAGGACGTGGTATTTACTGCGGGACTTCTTCATAATATTGGAAAAGTTATACTCGCTGATTTTTTCCCTACGGTGCTTATGCAATTCAGGACCGAATTACAGAGCTACCAAGGACCTTATACGGATCTGGAAGCTAAGTTTTTCGGCTACACTCACCAAGAGACAGGCGCGAAACTTTTGGAAAAATGGAATTTCCCTCAAGAATTGGTAGAGGTAGCCAGATATTATTCGGAACCTGAAAAGGCCACACAGTTCCCTGAACTAGTTTCCATCATACATATCGCCAATTGTATCGTACTCCTAGGTGGAATGGGAATTGACATAGGCGGTTTGAAAATTCCACTCTCCCCTAAAGCCTTACAGAACATAGGTGTGACAGAGGGAGATCTGCAAATGTACTACACTCTTTTACCTGAAATGGTTAAACATATCGAAGAGTTGATCTCGGTTTGA
- a CDS encoding chemotaxis protein CheD: MLNKDVKIINVGIADIQGGQSPSVIRTTLGSCIGVVFYSPEKKVGAMAHIMLAKDPSGKDSSKNPHKYAETALPELVKRMTELGCSKGEYFARLFGGASMFKGMNSSFLQNIGDLNVNVAKEFLDKEKITLLVEDVGGHEGRTISLYLDDGRILLKKGGFEKYLYKVR, from the coding sequence ATGCTCAATAAGGACGTAAAAATTATTAACGTCGGGATCGCGGATATCCAAGGAGGCCAGTCGCCTTCGGTGATCCGCACCACATTAGGTTCCTGTATCGGAGTCGTTTTTTATTCTCCGGAGAAAAAGGTAGGAGCTATGGCCCATATCATGTTGGCCAAAGACCCTTCCGGAAAAGATTCCTCCAAAAATCCCCACAAGTACGCTGAGACTGCTCTTCCGGAATTAGTAAAAAGAATGACGGAGTTAGGCTGTAGTAAGGGAGAATATTTCGCTCGTCTATTCGGAGGAGCTTCTATGTTCAAGGGAATGAACTCTAGTTTCCTGCAGAACATTGGCGACCTGAACGTAAACGTCGCAAAAGAATTTTTAGATAAAGAAAAAATAACGTTACTAGTAGAAGATGTCGGAGGCCATGAAGGCAGAACGATTAGTCTCTATTTGGATGATGGCAGGATCCTTTTAAAAAAGGGCGGATTCGAAAAGTACCTTTATAAGGTCAGGTAG
- a CDS encoding TraB/GumN family protein, which produces MQTIASSEPIRTLELNGSQITILGTAHISQKSIDEVSRIIQEEKPDTVCVELCASRIRSVQDPDHWKKLDIFKVFKERKMWLLLSSLILSSFQKKLGYGNIRPGDEMRKAIDEGNKIHAKIVPVDREISITLKRAWWNVGFWSRMMLFSTLVSSLIVKEEISPEKIEEMKSDDVLKDLFSQLPSRYQSVKNVIIDERDAYLAQRIRQQAAVGKKIFAVVGAGHLEGIVKHIVEDKDIDHLDIQPTKGFWDRIRPLLFPAIIISAFTALYWFGGKEEGQEFLVRWILVKGTLAAIGAIIALAHPVSILLAFIAAPIGNFNPIIKPGWVAALSESWFRKPLVEDFEKLGEDTETFSGYWKNKVTRIFLVFMLPQIGSSIGTFIVSKQIFDKILKFVGAFF; this is translated from the coding sequence TTGCAAACAATCGCCTCCTCAGAACCGATCCGCACCTTGGAATTAAACGGTTCCCAGATCACTATTCTGGGAACGGCTCATATCAGCCAAAAAAGTATAGATGAAGTTTCCAGGATCATCCAAGAAGAAAAACCGGACACGGTCTGTGTGGAACTTTGTGCTTCCAGAATAAGATCCGTTCAGGATCCGGATCATTGGAAAAAATTGGATATTTTCAAAGTATTCAAGGAAAGAAAGATGTGGCTTCTTCTTTCTAGCCTGATCCTTTCTTCTTTCCAGAAAAAACTAGGCTACGGAAACATTCGTCCCGGAGACGAAATGAGAAAAGCGATCGACGAAGGAAATAAGATCCATGCTAAGATCGTACCTGTAGACAGAGAGATTTCCATCACGCTCAAAAGAGCCTGGTGGAACGTGGGATTCTGGAGTAGAATGATGTTATTCTCCACCTTAGTGAGCTCTCTTATCGTTAAAGAAGAGATCTCTCCGGAAAAAATAGAAGAGATGAAATCCGACGACGTTCTCAAGGACCTATTCTCTCAACTTCCTTCCAGATACCAGTCAGTCAAAAATGTAATTATAGACGAAAGAGACGCATACCTGGCGCAAAGGATCAGACAACAAGCCGCAGTAGGTAAGAAAATTTTTGCAGTGGTTGGTGCGGGCCATTTAGAAGGTATCGTAAAACATATCGTAGAAGATAAGGATATCGATCATTTGGATATCCAACCGACAAAAGGTTTCTGGGATAGAATTCGTCCTTTATTATTCCCTGCAATTATCATCTCTGCATTCACCGCACTCTATTGGTTCGGAGGAAAAGAAGAAGGCCAGGAATTTTTAGTAAGATGGATCCTAGTCAAGGGAACACTTGCCGCAATCGGCGCTATCATCGCACTTGCACATCCGGTCTCCATTCTTCTTGCATTTATCGCAGCTCCTATTGGGAACTTCAATCCAATCATCAAGCCGGGCTGGGTAGCGGCATTGTCCGAATCCTGGTTTAGAAAACCATTGGTAGAAGATTTCGAAAAATTGGGAGAAGACACTGAAACTTTCAGCGGATATTGGAAGAATAAGGTAACTCGTATCTTCTTAGTGTTTATGCTTCCTCAGATCGGAAGTAGCATCGGGACTTTTATAGTGTCTAAACAGATTTTTGATAAAATACTAAAATTTGTGGGCGCTTTTTTCTAG
- a CDS encoding 7TM diverse intracellular signaling domain-containing protein: MRKEIRNRSLVLSSFLLMIFFSFPVWGEGQVYEKKDRFFLEEKMDGTSLLPYLSVYQDATGKKSFKEVLKIFDQGGSEKITQNSLGYSKSAIWVRLRTENQTDKVVDWILEIDYALLDFVDLYSGRSSDSAINHSGDLREFGTRPIEHRNFAYPFSEQPGSKGEIYFRIASSSSILLPFLAFSKNEFIEHTFTEQLALGLYYGSMLIMVVYNLFLLFSTKDKSYLYYVIYILTYILFQFTLNGLSFQYLWRSSVLWANYSLPFSIFTVLLAACAFSRSFLNAPEYTPKTSKLYYLLFALSFGGMVSTLFVWEYRTAIMSSLVLMFFTLGFLISNGVQCLLAGRREAKYFLFAWSSFLFFSFLFGLKSFGILPNNFFTLWGIQVGSVMEVSLLSLGLADRIKGLSDQLKQRVEELGKIRSDAEESEAKYRSLFEVEEDFLFSLDQNWNILAANRSVSKHIGFKPGEVIGKNFMELIYKAGELQDAYKKLYVLEKLEELASEGKPVRFLGEFLQKYLREPKELQVQFQILEYEGQREILGRAYEPDQDLMSRYVDDEKTVYSANNYLQNAELLSQRMTANLYRFVDPSTITAMRNCLREMIINAIEHGNLNISFEEKTRAMSDGNYFRFVQERQKDPYYKSKKVKVEYSLSRDRIGVRITDEGKGFNHARLQKSSMEKLNSEGIAHGRGLTLTLATFDLVKFNSTGNQVTLVKYF, translated from the coding sequence ATGCGAAAGGAAATCAGGAATCGATCTTTAGTCCTATCTAGTTTTCTTTTGATGATCTTCTTCTCTTTTCCAGTATGGGGAGAAGGTCAGGTCTACGAAAAAAAAGACCGCTTCTTCTTGGAAGAGAAGATGGACGGCACTTCTCTTCTTCCTTATCTTTCAGTTTATCAGGACGCGACCGGTAAAAAATCTTTTAAAGAAGTATTAAAAATTTTCGACCAGGGAGGATCTGAAAAGATCACCCAAAACAGTTTAGGATATTCTAAATCGGCGATTTGGGTACGTCTTAGGACAGAAAACCAAACTGACAAAGTTGTAGATTGGATCTTAGAGATAGATTATGCTCTTTTGGATTTTGTAGATCTTTATTCAGGAAGAAGTTCGGATTCCGCGATCAATCATTCCGGAGATCTAAGGGAATTCGGCACTCGTCCGATCGAACATAGGAATTTTGCTTATCCTTTTTCAGAACAGCCAGGTTCTAAAGGAGAGATCTATTTCAGGATTGCGAGTTCCAGTTCTATTCTATTACCTTTTCTGGCGTTTTCCAAAAACGAATTTATAGAGCATACATTCACCGAGCAACTTGCACTTGGATTGTATTACGGCTCCATGCTGATCATGGTGGTGTACAATCTATTTCTATTATTTTCCACCAAGGACAAAAGTTATCTATATTATGTTATTTATATATTAACTTATATACTATTCCAGTTCACATTAAACGGACTTTCTTTCCAATATTTGTGGAGAAGTTCCGTTCTATGGGCAAATTATAGTCTACCGTTCTCAATTTTTACCGTACTTTTGGCGGCCTGCGCGTTCAGCAGATCTTTTTTGAATGCTCCCGAATATACTCCTAAAACTTCCAAATTGTACTATCTACTTTTTGCTCTTAGTTTTGGAGGAATGGTTTCCACATTATTCGTATGGGAATATAGAACCGCTATCATGAGTAGCTTGGTCTTGATGTTCTTTACATTAGGATTTTTGATCTCTAACGGGGTGCAATGTTTGTTAGCAGGAAGAAGAGAGGCAAAATATTTTCTATTCGCTTGGTCTTCTTTCTTATTCTTTAGTTTTCTATTCGGGTTAAAATCTTTTGGCATACTTCCAAATAACTTTTTCACTCTTTGGGGGATACAAGTAGGTTCCGTGATGGAAGTAAGCCTTCTATCCTTGGGACTGGCGGATAGGATCAAGGGATTATCGGACCAACTTAAACAAAGAGTGGAAGAATTAGGAAAGATCCGGAGCGATGCGGAAGAATCCGAAGCAAAATACAGAAGTTTGTTCGAAGTGGAAGAGGACTTTTTATTCTCCTTAGACCAAAACTGGAATATTCTAGCAGCAAACAGATCCGTGTCCAAACATATAGGTTTCAAACCTGGGGAAGTGATCGGCAAAAACTTTATGGAGCTGATCTACAAGGCGGGAGAATTGCAAGACGCCTATAAGAAATTATACGTATTAGAAAAACTGGAAGAACTCGCTTCAGAAGGAAAGCCAGTCCGATTCTTGGGGGAATTCCTACAAAAATATTTGAGAGAACCTAAGGAATTACAGGTGCAATTCCAGATCTTGGAATACGAGGGCCAAAGAGAAATTTTAGGAAGGGCTTACGAACCTGACCAGGACTTAATGTCTAGATACGTAGACGATGAGAAGACAGTTTACTCCGCAAATAATTATCTACAAAATGCGGAACTCTTAAGCCAAAGAATGACTGCGAACTTGTACAGATTCGTGGATCCGAGCACGATCACTGCGATGAGAAATTGCCTCAGAGAAATGATTATCAATGCGATCGAGCATGGGAATTTGAATATTAGTTTTGAGGAAAAAACCAGGGCAATGTCAGACGGGAATTATTTCAGATTCGTCCAGGAAAGACAGAAGGACCCTTACTATAAATCCAAAAAAGTAAAAGTTGAATATTCACTTTCCAGAGATAGAATAGGGGTCAGGATCACCGATGAAGGAAAGGGTTTTAACCATGCTAGGCTCCAAAAAAGCAGTATGGAAAAACTGAATTCGGAAGGGATCGCTCATGGACGAGGGCTTACACTTACTTTGGCAACATTCGATCTGGTGAAATTTAATAGCACCGGAAATCAAGTCACATTAGTTAAATATTTTTAA
- a CDS encoding CsgG/HfaB family protein, with product MNIRIFLLVSILLLGSCASSGEAKKKAKDPKSGVASIASELRYQFLASLKAQGGKLPARLAILNVVNEDGTNSQLGRLVTDRLGKELFDPKTFQLLERDRLNRVIGEQDFQASGLVLNDQIVSIGKLSGAEYLALGQLVFQDQEFLLNIRIVSLGGVICATADIVFDSDNETYSKYKESVK from the coding sequence ATGAATATTCGAATCTTCCTATTGGTATCTATACTCTTACTAGGTTCCTGTGCTTCGTCCGGCGAGGCCAAAAAGAAAGCAAAGGATCCGAAGTCAGGAGTGGCAAGTATCGCCTCCGAACTCAGATATCAATTTTTAGCTTCTTTGAAAGCGCAAGGAGGCAAACTCCCCGCAAGACTCGCTATTTTAAATGTAGTAAACGAAGATGGAACCAATTCCCAACTAGGAAGACTTGTTACAGATAGGCTCGGAAAAGAATTATTCGATCCTAAAACTTTTCAATTATTGGAAAGAGATAGATTGAATCGTGTCATTGGAGAGCAGGATTTCCAAGCAAGCGGACTTGTGCTGAACGATCAGATTGTATCCATTGGAAAACTTTCAGGAGCAGAATACCTAGCCCTAGGGCAGCTTGTATTCCAAGATCAGGAATTTTTACTGAATATCCGGATCGTTTCGCTTGGCGGAGTGATCTGCGCTACAGCGGATATAGTTTTTGATTCGGATAACGAGACTTATTCCAAATATAAGGAATCCGTTAAATAA